In Janthinobacterium rivuli, a single genomic region encodes these proteins:
- a CDS encoding Crp/Fnr family transcriptional regulator, with the protein MSHTQLIAPVQKNQLLPRAMPAAGREIKLASRVSLSSAQQNELLAALPRAALESLFEDLELVELPFGKELYAYGNNLEYSYFPTTAIISLLYVMEDGATTEIAVVGHEGVAGASLLAGERAMCTAVVQSAGYGYRLKTQSLRDAFNQGGALPQLLMRYTNALFAQMAQNAVGGRHSSIEQKLCRWLLDRLDRSPSNELKVTQELISIMLGVRRESITAAAGKLQEEGLIHYRRGNITVLDRAGLECYAGECYKVAKTEYDRLLRDVSRC; encoded by the coding sequence ATGAGCCATACTCAACTTATCGCCCCGGTCCAGAAGAACCAGTTGCTGCCGCGCGCCATGCCGGCGGCCGGTCGGGAAATCAAGCTTGCGTCGCGGGTTAGTCTCAGCAGTGCACAACAGAATGAATTGCTGGCCGCCCTGCCGCGCGCCGCCCTCGAATCGCTGTTCGAAGACTTGGAACTGGTGGAACTGCCTTTCGGCAAGGAATTGTATGCCTACGGTAACAACCTGGAATACAGCTACTTTCCTACCACCGCCATCATTTCCCTGCTGTATGTAATGGAAGACGGCGCGACGACGGAAATCGCCGTCGTCGGCCATGAAGGCGTGGCTGGTGCCTCGCTGCTGGCGGGCGAACGCGCCATGTGCACGGCCGTCGTGCAAAGCGCCGGCTACGGCTACCGCCTGAAAACGCAAAGCTTGCGCGATGCTTTCAATCAAGGCGGCGCCCTGCCCCAGTTGCTGATGCGCTACACCAACGCCCTGTTTGCGCAAATGGCGCAGAACGCCGTCGGCGGCCGCCACAGCTCGATCGAGCAAAAGCTGTGCCGCTGGCTGCTGGACCGCCTGGACCGTTCGCCATCGAACGAATTGAAGGTCACGCAAGAGCTGATTTCCATCATGCTGGGCGTGCGCCGCGAAAGCATCACGGCCGCCGCCGGCAAGCTGCAGGAAGAAGGCTTGATCCACTATCGCCGCGGCAATATCACGGTGCTGGACCGCGCCGGCCTGGAATGCTATGCGGGCGAATGCTACAAGGTCGCCAAGACGGAATACGACCGCTTGCTGCGCGACGTATCGCGCTGCTGA